In the genome of Chelmon rostratus isolate fCheRos1 chromosome 24, fCheRos1.pri, whole genome shotgun sequence, one region contains:
- the LOC121627209 gene encoding trace amine-associated receptor 13c-like: MDGTGGPLLCFPNLNSSCKRLLRPHSDAAVLYTLLALVSLLTVKLNLLVIISISHFRQLRTPTNTLLLSLAVSDMLVGLLVMPIEGLRYVETCWLLGWLMCTLTPYVSYCLLSVSVGHMVLISVDRYVAICYPLLYSSRITLNRVKFLISLCWACSMIYNGCILMGHLGREDSFGSCHGECVVVVGHAAGTVDLFATFVGPCAIMVVLYVRVFVVAVSQARVIRLQTAAISFTAATTAKKSERKAARTLGIVIAVFLMCFCPYYYPALKGEDTSNTLSYAAVLSWLILTNSCVNPLIYALFYPWFRKAIKLILTLKILRVPESQDTKIL; encoded by the coding sequence ATGGATGGCACTGGGGGCCCTCTGTTGTGCTTCCCCAACCTCAACTCCTCCTGCAAGCGGCTGCTGCGCCCCCACTCTGATGCTGCAGTACTCTACACCCTGCTGGCCCTCGTCTCTCTGCTCACTGTGAAACTCAACCTGCTCgtcatcatctccatctcccaCTTCCGTCAGCTCCGCACCCCGACCAACACCCTGCTCCTGTCTCTGGCTGTGTCCGACATGCTGGTGGGGCTGCTGGTGATGCCCATCGAAGGCCTGCGCTACGTGGAGACGTGCTGGCTGCTGGGATGGCTGATGTGCACTCTGACTCCTTATGTTTCATActgtcttctttctgtctctgtgggcCACATGGTGCTCATATCTGTGGACCGTTATGTGGCTATCTGTTACCCGCTGCTCTATTCCTCTAGAATTACCCTGAACAGAGTGAAATTTTTAATCAGTTTATGCTGGGCCTGTTCTATGATCTACAACGGCTGTATTCTGATGGGACATTTAGGGAGGGAGGACAGTTTCGGCTCCTGCCACGGGGAGTGCGTGGTGGTCGTCGGCCACGCTGCAGGCACTGTTGATCTCTTTGCGACGTTTGTCGGGCCCTGTGCTATCATGGTTGTTCTCTATGTGAgggtgtttgttgttgctgtctcTCAGGCACGTGTGATTCGGTTGCAGACTGCTGCCATTAGTTTCACCGCAGCTACAACTGCAAAAAAATCAGAGAGGAAGGCAGCCAGGACTCTTGGGATTGTGATAGCTGTGTTTCTAATGTGCTTTTGCCCATATTACTATCCTGCTCTCAAAGGTGAGGACACCTCAAACACCTTGTCATATGCTGCAGTGTTGTCTTGGCTCATACTGACAAACTCATGTGTGAACCCTCTGATTTATGCTCTGTTCTACCCCTGGTTTAGGAAAGCTATCAAACTCATCCTTACACTCAAAATACTCAGGGTCCCTGAATCTCAGGACACCAAGATCCTGTAG